Proteins encoded in a region of the Flavobacteriales bacterium genome:
- the raiA gene encoding ribosome-associated translation inhibitor RaiA: protein MQITIHSVRFDADQKLLDFTTKKIEKLLQFDDELISSDVFLRIENASDKSNKLVEVKVNTGFSELFASKKCESFEEAVDLVQEILVRQVKKNKHKKRLV from the coding sequence ATGCAAATCACTATTCATTCAGTACGTTTCGACGCAGACCAAAAATTATTAGATTTTACAACTAAGAAAATTGAAAAATTATTGCAATTTGATGATGAGTTAATATCGTCGGATGTTTTTCTTAGAATAGAAAATGCCTCAGACAAGTCAAATAAACTAGTGGAAGTCAAAGTCAATACTGGTTTTAGTGAGTTGTTTGCAAGTAAAAAATGCGAGTCTTTTGAAGAGGCTGTTGATCTTGTCCAAGAAATTTTGGTAAGACAAGTCAAGAAAAACAAGCATAAAAAGCGCTTAGTTTAG
- the tuf gene encoding elongation factor Tu encodes MAKENFNRTKPHLNIGTIGHVDHGKTTLTAAITKVLADAGLCEAQAFDSIDNAPEEKERGITINTAHVEYETANRHYAHVDCPGHADYVKNMVTGAAQMDGAILVCAATDGPMPQTREHILLARQVGVPAVVVFLNKVDMVDDEELLELVEMEVRELLSFYEYDGDNAPVVAGSALGALNGEAQWVDSVMKLMEAVDAHIPEPVRDNAKDFLMPIEDVFTITGRGTVATGRIETGVANTGDSVDIIGMGAEKLGSTVTGVEMFRKILDRGEAGDNVGILLRGIEKSDIKRGMVICKPGSVTPHTKFKAEVYILKKEEGGRHTPFHNKYRPQFYLRTTDVTGEIQLPEGTEMVMPGDNLTITVELINKVAMSQGLRFAIREGGRTVGAGQITEIIS; translated from the coding sequence ATGGCAAAAGAGAATTTTAATCGTACCAAACCACACTTAAACATTGGTACAATCGGTCATGTTGACCACGGTAAAACTACCTTGACTGCCGCTATTACTAAGGTATTGGCGGACGCTGGATTGTGTGAAGCTCAAGCGTTTGACTCTATCGATAACGCTCCAGAAGAAAAAGAAAGAGGTATAACTATTAACACTGCTCACGTAGAGTATGAAACTGCTAATCGTCATTACGCTCACGTTGACTGTCCAGGTCACGCCGATTACGTAAAAAACATGGTTACTGGTGCTGCTCAGATGGATGGTGCAATCTTAGTTTGTGCGGCCACTGATGGTCCAATGCCTCAAACGAGAGAGCATATCTTATTAGCTCGTCAGGTAGGTGTTCCTGCTGTCGTTGTATTCCTTAATAAAGTGGATATGGTTGACGATGAGGAACTTTTAGAATTAGTAGAGATGGAAGTGAGAGAATTACTTTCTTTCTATGAGTATGATGGTGACAATGCTCCAGTTGTTGCAGGTTCTGCTTTGGGTGCACTTAACGGTGAAGCTCAGTGGGTTGATTCTGTAATGAAATTAATGGAAGCTGTTGACGCTCACATTCCAGAGCCAGTTCGTGATAATGCTAAAGACTTCTTGATGCCTATCGAGGATGTATTTACTATTACTGGACGTGGTACTGTTGCTACAGGTCGTATCGAAACAGGTGTTGCAAACACAGGTGATTCGGTTGATATCATCGGTATGGGTGCTGAGAAATTAGGATCTACAGTAACTGGTGTTGAGATGTTCCGTAAAATCTTAGATAGAGGTGAAGCGGGTGACAACGTAGGTATCTTACTTCGTGGTATTGAGAAATCTGATATCAAAAGAGGTATGGTAATCTGCAAACCAGGTTCTGTAACACCTCACACTAAATTTAAGGCTGAGGTTTATATCTTGAAAAAAGAAGAAGGTGGTCGTCATACACCATTCCATAACAAGTACCGTCCACAGTTCTATTTAAGAACGACTGACGTAACTGGAGAAATTCAGTTGCCAGAAGGTACTGAAATGGTAATGCCAGGTGACAACCTAACAATTACAGTTGAATTAATCAATAAAGTAGCGATGAGCCAAGGTCTTCGTTTTGCAATCCGTGAGGGTGGTAGAACTGTAGGTGCTGGTCAGATTACTGAGATTATCAGCTAG